A window of Ananas comosus cultivar F153 linkage group 11, ASM154086v1, whole genome shotgun sequence genomic DNA:
TTCCAAGACAAGCGATATAGAGGATATCTACGTCTATAAAGTTGAAGACATCTTTTCACATTAAACCAATAACCACATGCCCTTCGAGTAAACAACAGAGATATGCGAAAAAGATGTGGTTCATGCATCCATATTGACCTACAAAACCTAGTTACTTAAGCTTAGCCAAACTGATAAAAGAGAACACATAAAAGCCTCCCAGCTAGAAGCTATATAGTAACCATAGATGGGCAAAACAGACAACTACAGTACTTAATAGGCAAAAGACCATTAGCTGATAGAGGcaataattaacaaaatatttagagaAAAACAAAGTCCAGAACAAAGTGAAAGCACTCACATACAACTTCGTATGCTCTCGAATGAAGCACACAGAATTATTTAGAAAGAAATAActattgaaaaatgaaaaaagaaaagctagtTGCGAAGAAATATGGAAGTTGCATCAGCTAATAAAAATTAGTTCATAATAACCAAATCAAATCATACCCCGTGTAAATATTACCATCGCCCCCCCACTTTACGCAGGTCACTGCCAGTGTATGGCCGGTAAGACTAATAATGCACTTCCTCAAAGAAATATCCCAAATACGTGCATCGCCATCCTTACTGGAACTAACAAAACGACGACAGGGAGCTTGCAAGTGTATAGGTTCCCATGAAATACCTGTGATCCACTTCTTATGGCCCTGAAGAATTAATTCCATTAGACAAACCACAGCCTCATAGAAATGGTTTCAACAAAGAGGTCACATAGTGACAATTACACAGGTGGGTAAAAATCACAAAAGCAAAACttgtcaacagagagtttaattTAAGACAAAAATAAGGGCAAGTCAAGTTGATGAAATTGGAAATCCCATGATATTTAGCATCCCAGCTGGAACTGATAATTCCGCAAGTCTATTTTAACACAAAGAAGTCTTTTCTACAATAAGGCGCAATAACATTATCTTCTCAACCATAGCGAATGGAATAAGATAAAGAGGAAAATCAAACTGTCCTTTAGAGAGTTCTCATCAAAATATCTGATACttttaaagaaagaaagaaaataaaaataccaaTAAGGAGTTTCTATCGATGGAAAAACAATTCAAAATATGGAGGTAGACTTACCGTAAGTGGACCTCCTGATTGTTTCCCAGATTGTGGATCCCATAATATAAGTTCTCCCGCCTTGCTACCACTAACAAGATGCTTTCCATCAGGTGACCATGCAATGGAAAGGACCCAATTTTTATGCCCTATAAGGGGGGAAAGAGCAAAGCGATTGCCAAACAATTTTCAAACATGATACATATAATgtcttaaaaatatatgtaatagcCTGAACTGACAATTTAGCAGATACTTTTTAAATACTCACCTGTGCATGTAAATAATGGTGTTTGTGTATTAAGATCCCACAATCTTACTGTGGTGTCACCAGAACCACTGGCCAAGTTTCGTCCGTCAGGACTGAAGGAAACAGAAAGCACAGCTTCCGTATGGCCTGAGATTCGAGATTGAAGGGACAAAGTAAACAACCAATTAGAAGCCAAACTAATCAACTTTGGTGTAATCAAATTTTCTAGGCATTGAATTATGCATTTGCGTGCACAAGAGCATTTTACTTTTACATAAAAAAACTAGCTTTAAccataaagagagaaagaaagaccAGCAAGCGATGAAAACAAACTAAATATAGTAGATATAGGTAGAGTTTCTTTTCCAAATGTATAATATAACATGCAAAGAGATGAGAATATAACCATTTACCCAGCAAATAGAGCCCAAtgataaaatttgatacaaatttGCTAAAATTGTATTGAGAATTCCAATAAAAAAGGAGATTGGCAAATATTTCAGATTTATCAAATCTAAGCGTCATTCATGCATTTGCAAAAGAAGTTTAATTAAATTGGGTATTGATTCCATGGAAGTTCGCTTTGCCCAAATTACAACTCAAAAACATGTAGTAGAAATCAAGAAAATTTGGCAAATGCGATCTTTTAAATCTATGTATTCTAAGCTTTGCTCAAGTATCTGATTACAGGAATTTAATCCCAACGAGCGTTAATTTGAAGTTAATTAGGCTCTCCAGTTCACAATCTTCAATTTCATTAAACCGCCAAGTCAATTAAAGATCAGAGCACATGATAATGGTAGCAATTTAGAATTAACCTATCATGTAACACTATCAAATGTCAATGTTTTTCATTTTCACAAACCTTCCCAGCATGAAACTACAAAAATTGAACAAATGAAGCTTAGAGATACATACCGGCAATAGTAGCAGAGCACCTATTAACTGGACGGATTCGGAAAATTGCTTGAGGTTGGTAAACTATGCTCAAAACCTTCTCCACAGAAACtgcaaaatatattattgttattattgttttaaaaaaaaggaatgagaAAGTAAACATAATGCTCATGTTACAAAAAGTACATTACAGCTATCAATAAAACAAGTGtactcattaaaaaaaaaaaaaaaaaacttgcctTTATTTTTCTGTAAGTAAGATCCAAGCTCAACAACAAGCTCCTGATCTGATATGTAAAATGCATAAGGTAGCTTCTCATCCTATAACAACGACGAGGTAAACAGATCCATTAATACTGTTCTGTAAGGAAAAAGATCGCATATTTActcgggaaaaaaaagaaggcttAATAATACATTGTTAAGAAGCTTGTTAACAATCTCCTGGAGCTGCGGAGGCCCCGAGTTTTGTGGGAGATAAAGCGGAGCACCGAGAGGTTCTCCTTCGGGATTAGAAAGGAGGCAAATCAcgctgttgttgctgctgctcctcatctctctctcttcttcttccatcGCCTGCACCTGCATCTGCATCTGTATCTGCGTCGAACGACTAAACTACCGTAACGA
This region includes:
- the LOC109716893 gene encoding notchless protein homolog, with product MQMQVQAMEEEEREMRSSSNNSVICLLSNPEGEPLGAPLYLPQNSGPPQLQEIVNKLLNNDEKLPYAFYISDQELVVELGSYLQKNKVSVEKVLSIVYQPQAIFRIRPVNRCSATIAGHTEAVLSVSFSPDGRNLASGSGDTTVRLWDLNTQTPLFTCTGHKNWVLSIAWSPDGKHLVSGSKAGELILWDPQSGKQSGGPLTGHKKWITGISWEPIHLQAPCRRFVSSSKDGDARIWDISLRKCIISLTGHTLAVTCVKWGGDGNIYTGSQDCTIKVWETTQGKLIRELKGHGHWVNSLALSTEYVLRTGPYDHTGKTYSTPEEMKEAARTRYDKMRGNAPERLVSGSDDFTMFLWEPSVSKQPKARLTGHQQLVNHVYFSPDGQWLASASFDKSVKLWNGVTGKFIASFRGHVGPVYQISWSADSRLLLSGSKDSTLKVWDIRTHKLKQDLPGHADEVFAVDWSPDGEKVASGGKDRVLKLWMS